The window AGCAATATGGTGCTTATACACTCTTATTTGAGAATTTTCTCTAACATTATCCCAGTTATTGTTGTGATCGTCACATGAAAATCGACATTCCATtcttcttaaaaacatttttttaaataacttatcAGCTAAGATTATCAACCTTGCTATCAAAAAGAGATTGGTAATGAGGAAGCGTCATGAAAACTTTTATTGAtaaatttaacttaaaattGTACGGCCAAGTCACTCTCCTTCCCAGAGCTCCGCAGATGAGATTGGAGgctaaatatttctttaaatttatcaGTTTGAAAAAGTCACTCATATTGAGATAAAGAGTTAAAAACAAATAGCTACATAGTTAAAAACACAAAGAGGAAGAGTTTGATTaacaaccttgtttccaagGCCTTTATGTCTTGCATTAGGGCTGGTGTCGAGTGACAAAAAACCCTTAGAACGCAGTTGGGTTAATCAAATGAAACATAAAAGAACTAGCAGGCTATTCACTTGCTAGTCTGCCCAACAAGCTTCTTTGTGGGCAAAAGGACTCTGAATTGAATGATATAGCTTCATGTTTACTACTGCATTGCCATGTACGTAAAACTTCTTTCATATGTGTATATATCGCCTGACttgtttttagttaaatttaaataaaaaattggaaaaacgtTCTCAGTGTTcagctatttaaaaaaagacacgATCCATCCCATTTACattttgctttcattaaaaatttacaacACATTTTTTACTTCACGAAAAGAAAAACGAATTTCTACCAGAAAATGTTTagcatgtttttatatttgtcttttaaaggttttttcccttgttgttttcaaaaagttGTTGGCGATGTTACTTGGAACTTATATTACGATGTCGGTATTATGTTAGAACACGCCGTGATACAATCTAAGCGTTTCTACGTACCTTAATATTGTATAGGGCCGAGTCGAGTTGGAATTAGAGTTAGTAACGAAGGAGGAAGCAGAAGGTAATCCTGTGGGAATACGAAGAGAGGAACCACATGCTTTGGAAAAACCTAAGTACATGTTTTCTTTATTGTTTTCATAAACTGTTCATAGACTAGTTGACATTACCATGGCAACTAAAATAGTGACGTAATGCTTTATCTATTATTTAAATGTGCGATTAACGAGTGGAAAACTCACACGACATTTACATCTCGCATTACCTACTTTGTGCATAATGATTTCGTATATCCGTAGCACGACCCTTTTTTACAGACGGACAGAATAAATAATGCTAATGATATTATAGGGATTAGTCGGTAGCCAATGAATAAGTTCAAGAGAGTTCGCCCgtctttatatatcgcatttcgtgtttccgtaacacgactgATTTCTCGCGGAAACATTAATAAAGAAGACTGGTTATTAATTAGCCCGTGGGAAATTAAAACTATATCGCTTTCGctattttagtaatatttcgtgttttctaaaaaaattgcattcgtacttcaaaacaaaatttcttttgcattatgcatttttctatatttttctattgttatttatctgtaagtgattttttttatctctgtATGATTATCTTTCTACTCTTATTTTTTAGTCGTCCCGAAGAAAATTTACGTTTATTCCTTAGTCCCTTAAGAACACTACGGTTGCTTTTCAATAACTTCAAATGGGCGGCACTCAAGATATTGATCGTTCTTCTGTTATTAATGTTGGTGGGATTCTTCTTTTACGCCCTACCGGTGAGTATCTCCGCCCctgtaaaaaagttaatttctcACTTGATATCTTAACAAAATGTCTTGACACCGTTGAAACATATATTTTAACGAGACCAGCCACGCTCAATGCTCATGAGGAGATTATATTTAGTtatattaatgtttttaaaagccaCAGCAACGCACTAGCCTGAGGTACATTAATTACAATGTCATGTTGCAACACCGGCTAATATTGCAAAATTTAAGATCGTTGTTCATTCTTAATGATTGTGTTGCGTTGATCAACTACCTTGGTTGTTGTCATGAATTTTAACAGGTCGTTGTGCTTACAAGTCATAACAGCCGCATTAGCGTTAACTAAATGTTGCTGCGGTTAATATGGTATTAGAATAGACCATTAAGAGTTGTTTCTAAAAGTGACTCACAAGAAGACTATTGCGctagttttaaaaattcgtcAACAGTTAGCACATGGTATCTCTTAGCTTGTGTTTTACTCTCGCATGAAATCATGCAAATCTGTTATAAAAATGTATTgcttttcattttcttctttaatCTCTGACGTTTTGAtctaaaatcatttttggaggaaattaaaactgcaagttttTCGTACCTGTTATTTATTATCCTTCTGCATTTTAGTTCCAGTTCCCTCTCTTTGTGAGTTCTTTGAAGTTCCTTATTATTTATCTTATTATATAAAACACCATTATATTCTGACGCATTTCTCAACGCACACGTCTAATATACGTCGTTGTTATGTCGTGCTTATGTCGTTGTAAATGTCGTGCGTCGTTTTTTTTTATCAGGGATATCTGGCAAAGAAAACGTTGTCTGTTTAAATGCGATTACATTCAGCAATAAAGATAAATTCACTTGGCAGCTTCTTGCTTTCGTTATAAGAACAATTGTTGTCATCCGTTGTGTGCGTGGAACAAAACTGACATGAACAAAATTGCATCAGAAAGAATGATCAGTTATACTTGAAGAAACAACCGTCAGAACAATACTATTTAATCTcaatataaatttataattatattttttctatcagtaaataacaaattttatttttaatataaactctCCCCGTATTAATCTGAAACTGGAGATGAACTTAGCAATGTCGTCATGTGGTTCTTTTTTGCTTTCTAATACTACGACTTGAAAGTCGTAGGGTCAAGTTTGGGCAGTTTGATAACGGCTCCTTTCCCAATAATAGCAATATCCACAAagctaacattaaaaaaaacgtttggaaaTAAGGATACAGCAATATTTTTGTTGAAACagatacaataaaaataaacatgaaaaagAAGTGCCGTGGTTTGCACCTTCTATGCGTAACATCTTGTTTCTTTGTACCCCTATTGAGTACCCCTATTTTGTTTGGTTTTAAATTGACAGAAAATATTCATAgctaaaaaaggaaaatcttAAACGTTGTATATTGTTATTATTTCTTGTCAAATGTATTAGAAATAATCGAGGTTCAATAATTAGCCCAACGAGGAAGTCTGGCCAACATTTAAATTTCCTGATCTGCTGATATCgcgataaaaagaagaaaaaaaattgttgttacaTAAATGTAGGCTGCAACTAGTGAGAAACCTGTGATAACATTTGAACAAGATATAACACTCATATCTTTTGGAAGACCTAAATTCCATATAACACTCTTATCCTTATCTTTCATATCCACTTTTCAAGAGTAAGGAAAAAAAGTGTGGCATCTAATATTATGAGGAAGGTCTCTGTTTGAGCTGCTTCATTATTGCCAACCACTTCCACTTGTGAAATCTCTGAAGGtctttaaaatcttaaaaagcaCTGGGGACAAGTTCtcgaaatgataaaaaaatcagatGCGTTACGAATGAATGATGaacttttttttagtatttatatttatatacaataaattATGACAAATGTAATtatgaattattaaaaaatattaataaaaaactttacgAGAAGCGTCCGTCGAATTTGGTGGATATGAAGAATcatgtctaaaaaataaaaaccgttttaaaaattaatgaatttcgttGGAATGAAACAGTTTTTCTAATAACAGTGTGACATTAGAAACGAATATCTTTTCTGTTTGTTAACTTACCTAGATTTCTTAAGCCATGTAATTTTTTACTGGTATAGCTTTATCACCAGTAAACTGAACGCTTTTTGCTTGTCTCCAtaagaaaaagaacaaaatcGAGATGATGACAAAACAGGCAAGCAAAGCTCCTAGAATACCATACACAACTTCGGgttctaaaacaagtaaaagtataaaaatcaaaaatggtAGCAGATAAAAATTATTGACAGTACCTTTGTATGCAGCCATTTCTTAAAAATTGCAaagctgaaaagtaaacaaagcaaAGTAAACTTACCAACTTCGGGCTCAGCTTTTGTTTCACCTTCCGGCTCCGATGTCGATTCAGGCTCCGATGTCGATTCAGGCTCCGATGTCGATGTCGATTCAGGTTCAGAAGCTGGTTCAGTAGTTGGTTCAGAAGCTGGTTCAGTAGTTGGTTCTGGGCTCGTTATTTGGGCTAAAAGTGCAAGACGTAAAGGTTAACATTAATCCTCATAAACTAAACATAAAGCTAAAAGGACAAAGCGACTTACCGAAGGTTGAAACAGCCAATACGCAAAGAAATCCAAACACAAATAAATTCTTCATGTTTTCAAGtttgatacaaaaatatttagcgCAACTGAAAACGTCTTTTCCTTATCGTACTCGGCTGCAACTGCATGAATGGCCTTTTTTTAACTGGGATGAAAACTTTTTATGCATAATTTATGACGAAACAATGCATTTTTTATCTATAGCCACATAAGCTGTTCGTTTAATGATTTATTTGAAAGACATGTACTGACTGCAGTGactttgcaaaaaataataacgGTTCCCTGATTATCCCACTTATTAAGCTGATTGGCTAATTACTTTGTTTTGCTATCGCGACGAAAGTGAAAGAAATGTGTTATAGACTTTAAGTATTAATTCCCAagtcaaaataattttcaaacgttgtttttttatgttctaaCTTTATCGCACATTATTCAATATGCTTAAGACCcttttttattccaaaaaatTCCATTCTTAATTAATACTTTTCgatcaaaatgttttcaaattgaACTCTGTCGTAATGGAAATATGCGTGTATGTGCATGACACTGCATATTATTGCATACACGTTTCCATGGTTACAAAACAGCATTCCATACCAATGATATTCACAAAACAATATACGTTTTTATCAGGTGAAACATCACTaaattcaattactttcatACTTGGAGGACTCAGTGTAAAAAGGAAATTAGAAATAGAAAGCATAGTCCCCCCTTTTTTGGAATCAAAAGACGTCAAAGAGAATATATTTACACCTCATACAGGAAAAAAGGTTTCGGgccaaaaataaaagaagattaaatcTTAAATCTAAACCAATATTTCTTGTAAAGTTTTACACTCGAAGATATTGATAACATGAAAATTTAGCTGTTCCTTTTTTGTTCTTGATATTTCAGCTTCGCACAGGGTTAAGAAAAACAAAGTACGTATGAATGAATTTtgaactttattttttgttacatatttACATGCAAtaataattagaaaaaaatggttaaatatcCAGGCTCCGTCCGGTGGAATTGTGTAGAGCTAAAACAAATAAAGCCaaggtaaacaaacaaacaaacaagcaaacaaacaaacaaacaaaaaaaacaaaaaaacaaaaatttaccaaataaaacatatttttacgcTAAGGAGTGTTCTACAGCCTAGTTTTTTTTAAG is drawn from Hydractinia symbiolongicarpus strain clone_291-10 chromosome 8, HSymV2.1, whole genome shotgun sequence and contains these coding sequences:
- the LOC130655655 gene encoding procyclic form-specific polypeptide B1-alpha-like, producing the protein MKNLFVFGFLCVLAVSTFAQITSPEPTTEPASEPTTEPASEPESTSTSEPESTSEPESTSEPEGETKAEPEVEPEVVYGILGALLACFVIISILFFFLWRQAKSVQFTGDKAIPVKNYMA